The following proteins are encoded in a genomic region of Methanoculleus oceani:
- a CDS encoding DUF5806 family protein encodes MEEPDSIKDPNKYQKFKKVDGATYQRVNQFLRKHTHITAREWAIARLCADFKTTSGSEMTFIGENLPELCPFMVDSYTPQAVNQARSSFKKKVKKAGATFFYGAMCGFFTAEELDEILFEASEVARFLLEVEGTSLNLDEEIDVEDRITEVMRGVAEAASVILKSRPGQEEGSRGVQDQDEGSQQVQSQEEGEDTEI; translated from the coding sequence ATGGAAGAGCCTGACAGCATCAAAGACCCGAACAAGTACCAGAAATTCAAGAAGGTGGATGGCGCCACCTACCAGCGGGTCAACCAGTTCCTGCGCAAGCACACCCACATCACCGCCCGCGAGTGGGCGATCGCACGCCTCTGCGCAGACTTCAAGACCACCAGCGGCTCGGAGATGACGTTTATCGGTGAAAATCTCCCCGAACTCTGTCCGTTCATGGTCGATTCGTATACCCCGCAGGCGGTCAACCAGGCGAGGAGCTCCTTCAAGAAGAAGGTGAAGAAGGCAGGAGCCACGTTCTTCTACGGGGCCATGTGCGGATTTTTCACCGCAGAAGAACTCGACGAGATCCTCTTCGAGGCAAGCGAGGTTGCCCGGTTCCTGCTGGAGGTGGAAGGGACGAGCCTGAACCTCGACGAGGAGATCGACGTCGAGGACCGGATAACCGAGGTGATGCGGGGCGTCGCCGAGGCGGCGTCGGTCATCTTAAAGTCAAGGCCCGGCCAGGAAGAGGGAAGCCGGGGAGTACAGGATCAGGACGAAGGAAGCCAGCAAGTGCAGAGCCAGGAAGAAGGAGAGGACACGGAGATATGA
- the mobB gene encoding molybdopterin-guanine dinucleotide biosynthesis protein B: MKIIQVVGRSNTGKTTFIKSLIGALSAHGTVGAIKHVGHHGFSLEPGKDTTVYYESHAAISGGVDAEKSVIIRRENDLDSTLEILCNAGVEYAILEGFKSRPFPRVVIGDLPSENVVLRNPTVDDVITALPKFEDYYTVEGLVRELRRECDVSHAGAVLTFNGLVREWTGTERTEYLEFDESVDAVTESILQEVKAVPGIIGARFHHRKGRLHAGEDITYLAILAEHRQEAFAAAGSAIDRLKRELHDAEK; encoded by the coding sequence ATGAAGATCATACAGGTTGTCGGCCGCTCGAACACCGGAAAGACCACATTCATAAAGAGCCTGATCGGGGCGCTTTCCGCACACGGAACCGTCGGAGCGATCAAGCATGTGGGCCACCATGGCTTTTCGCTCGAGCCCGGAAAAGACACCACCGTATACTATGAATCGCATGCTGCTATATCCGGCGGCGTCGATGCAGAGAAGTCGGTCATCATCAGGCGCGAGAACGACCTCGACTCCACCCTGGAGATCCTCTGCAACGCCGGGGTCGAATACGCCATACTCGAGGGGTTCAAGTCCCGGCCGTTCCCGAGGGTCGTGATAGGCGACCTTCCAAGCGAGAACGTCGTGCTCCGGAACCCCACCGTCGACGACGTGATCACCGCACTTCCGAAGTTCGAGGATTACTATACCGTCGAGGGACTGGTCAGGGAGCTCCGGCGCGAGTGCGATGTATCGCATGCCGGGGCCGTCCTCACGTTCAACGGGCTCGTCAGGGAGTGGACCGGCACCGAGCGGACAGAATACCTGGAGTTCGACGAGAGCGTCGATGCCGTGACGGAGAGTATCCTGCAGGAGGTGAAAGCAGTCCCGGGGATCATCGGCGCACGATTCCACCACCGGAAAGGACGGCTCCATGCCGGAGAAGATATAACCTATCTTGCTATACTTGCAGAGCACAGACAGGAGGCGTTCGCCGCCGCCGGCAGTGCAATCGATAGGCTCAAACGGGAACTACACGACGCGGAGAAGTGA
- the glmM gene encoding phosphoglucosamine mutase, with protein sequence MRNGKQMFGTNGVRGVIGEMMTPALVLKIGAALGSMRKGTIAVGRDTRTSGEALAHALKAGLLMTGCDVVDMGILPTPALQYIIKTNRFDGGAMITASHNPPEYNGVKIIEADGTEMSDDEIIRLEDRFFTEEFDVAPWDGVGTEAAAPDRIEEYIQAVVGHFPAGIGEGMTVVVDPGSGPAALTTPSILSRMGCRVHTINARLDGTFPGRMPEPTPEGLQPLSEMVIATGADFGVAHDGDADRAVFVDTKGRYIEENYEFGLVEDYVCARNSDGLVVTPVATSRLIRDIAEKHGCTVDYTPVGSIYVARRMIELIDEGEKVSFGGEGNGGLIYPDHQFCRDGGMTAAMMVAVLASHNGRKLSDILDELPAYHLVKEKHHTADPAALVRAVEEAFAGETIEKIDGIKIVRDNAWALVRASGTEPMIRIMIEAEDPAVADAMYQEIMRVVRQV encoded by the coding sequence ATGCGAAACGGAAAACAGATGTTCGGAACGAACGGCGTGCGGGGCGTGATCGGAGAGATGATGACGCCTGCCCTCGTCCTCAAGATCGGCGCCGCGCTCGGATCGATGAGGAAGGGCACCATCGCGGTCGGCAGGGACACACGGACGTCCGGCGAAGCCCTGGCCCACGCCCTCAAAGCCGGGCTCCTGATGACCGGGTGCGACGTGGTGGACATGGGCATCCTCCCCACGCCGGCCCTGCAGTATATCATAAAGACCAACCGGTTCGACGGCGGCGCGATGATCACCGCGTCCCACAACCCGCCCGAGTACAACGGCGTGAAGATCATCGAGGCCGACGGCACCGAGATGTCCGACGACGAGATCATCCGGCTCGAAGACCGGTTCTTTACGGAGGAATTCGACGTGGCTCCCTGGGACGGTGTCGGCACGGAGGCCGCCGCACCCGACCGGATCGAGGAGTATATCCAGGCGGTCGTAGGGCACTTCCCGGCAGGCATCGGCGAGGGCATGACCGTCGTCGTCGACCCCGGTTCCGGCCCCGCGGCGCTCACCACCCCGAGCATCCTCTCGAGGATGGGATGCCGGGTCCATACCATCAACGCCCGGCTCGACGGCACGTTCCCGGGCCGGATGCCCGAGCCGACCCCCGAAGGGCTGCAGCCCCTCTCGGAGATGGTCATCGCCACGGGCGCCGATTTCGGGGTGGCGCATGACGGCGATGCCGACCGGGCGGTCTTCGTCGATACCAAAGGACGCTATATAGAAGAGAACTATGAGTTCGGTCTGGTCGAGGACTATGTCTGCGCTAGAAACAGCGACGGGCTCGTCGTCACCCCGGTCGCCACCTCCCGGCTGATCCGGGATATCGCGGAGAAGCACGGATGCACCGTCGACTATACCCCCGTAGGGAGCATCTATGTCGCAAGGAGAATGATCGAACTGATTGACGAGGGAGAGAAGGTCTCGTTCGGGGGCGAAGGGAACGGCGGCCTGATCTATCCCGACCACCAGTTCTGCCGGGACGGGGGCATGACGGCCGCCATGATGGTGGCGGTTCTCGCAAGTCATAACGGCAGAAAGCTCTCGGATATCCTCGACGAACTTCCTGCATACCACCTGGTCAAGGAGAAGCACCATACCGCCGACCCGGCCGCACTGGTCCGTGCCGTCGAAGAGGCGTTCGCGGGAGAGACGATCGAGAAGATCGACGGCATCAAGATCGTCAGGGACAATGCCTGGGCACTTGTGCGGGCATCGGGCACGGAACCGATGATCAGGATCATGATAGAGGCAGAGGACCCGGCCGTCGCTGATGCCATGTATCAGGAGATTATGCGGGTGGTCAGGCAGGTATGA
- a CDS encoding acylphosphatase: MKTIEIRISGRVQGVGFRACIKRIATNLGVGGEAMNLPDGRVFITATAEPVILDKFVSMLYGCPRVVIRDITQQEIPHAAYPEFTIQRGSYQYST; this comes from the coding sequence GTGAAGACGATCGAGATCAGGATCTCGGGAAGGGTGCAGGGCGTCGGGTTTCGTGCGTGTATCAAAAGGATCGCCACCAACCTCGGCGTCGGCGGCGAGGCGATGAACCTCCCCGACGGGAGGGTGTTCATTACCGCAACCGCCGAACCCGTCATCCTCGACAAGTTCGTCTCCATGCTGTATGGGTGCCCGCGGGTCGTCATCAGGGACATCACCCAGCAGGAGATCCCCCATGCCGCCTACCCCGAGTTCACCATCCAGCGGGGCAGTTACCAGTACAGCACGTGA
- the cas1 gene encoding CRISPR-associated endonuclease Cas1 translates to MTATEPWLPVFGYGGHIKATTQELVIAHGSDTRRYPLQAVKHLLVVGGHTLHTSAVTNLLKAGAAITFFDIDGTPVGHLYPYGYRPDEAVRLAQEQAAPHRFAQPLARAGLQSRLLLLEELYDRAGHDIFYAGELDFLHEAREELAISVTMEDLRRLSRLTADMYYEILSRTLPPELGFRRRTSRPYLDPVNAMFSLGYAMLYGNCCVSLVGAHLDPDLGMLHEGAGSFVHDLIEPQKAAMVDRAVIRFAREEILDGDYECGEKRCYLDGNLSARLVAALRDSIDQSRIDAQVRILRDALLTNAEFHVLYW, encoded by the coding sequence ATGACAGCGACCGAACCCTGGCTTCCCGTCTTCGGCTACGGGGGTCACATCAAGGCGACGACACAGGAACTGGTCATCGCGCACGGGAGCGATACCCGGCGTTACCCCCTCCAGGCAGTGAAACACCTCCTGGTCGTCGGCGGCCATACCCTGCACACCTCGGCGGTGACAAACCTTCTCAAAGCCGGTGCTGCCATCACCTTCTTCGATATCGACGGCACGCCCGTCGGACATCTCTACCCCTACGGCTACCGGCCGGACGAGGCGGTGCGCCTCGCCCAGGAACAGGCGGCCCCTCACCGGTTCGCACAGCCGCTTGCGCGAGCCGGCCTCCAGTCGAGGCTCCTCCTCCTCGAGGAACTCTACGACCGCGCCGGGCACGACATCTTCTACGCCGGAGAACTCGACTTCCTCCACGAGGCCAGAGAGGAACTCGCGATCTCGGTCACCATGGAGGATCTGCGGAGGCTCTCCCGCCTGACCGCCGATATGTACTACGAGATCCTCTCCCGCACACTCCCGCCGGAACTCGGGTTCCGGCGCAGGACGAGCCGCCCTTACCTCGACCCCGTCAACGCCATGTTCTCGCTCGGATACGCGATGCTATATGGCAACTGTTGCGTCTCACTGGTCGGCGCCCATCTCGACCCCGACCTTGGCATGCTTCACGAGGGGGCCGGGAGTTTCGTCCACGACCTCATCGAACCGCAGAAAGCGGCGATGGTGGACCGTGCCGTCATCCGGTTTGCCCGGGAGGAAATCCTGGACGGGGATTACGAATGCGGTGAAAAGAGATGCTATCTTGACGGGAACCTCTCGGCCCGGCTTGTCGCGGCGCTCCGCGACTCCATAGACCAGTCCCGTATCGATGCCCAGGTGCGCATCCTGCGGGATGCGCTCCTCACGAACGCCGAATTTCACGTGCTGTACTGGTAA